A region of Ursus arctos isolate Adak ecotype North America unplaced genomic scaffold, UrsArc2.0 scaffold_31, whole genome shotgun sequence DNA encodes the following proteins:
- the ZBTB22 gene encoding zinc finger and BTB domain-containing protein 22 encodes MEPSPLSPSGAALPLPLSLAPPPVPLPAAAVVHVSFPEVTSALLESLNQQRLQGQLCDVSIRVQGREFRAHRAVLAASSPYFHDQVLLKGMTSISLPSVMDPGAFETVLASAYTGRLSMAAADIVNFLTVGSVLQMWHIVDKCTELLREGRASATTTITTAAATSATVPGAGVPSGSGATVAPATMGSVRSHASSRASENQSPSSSNYFSPRESTDFSSSSQEAFAASAVGSGERRGGGPVFPAPVVGSGGATSGKLLLEADELCDDGGDGRGAVVPGAGLRRPTYAPPSIMPQKHWVYVKRGGNSPAPAPLVPQDPDLEEDEEEEDLVLTCEDDEDEELGGGSRVPEAGGPEATLSISDVRTLTEPPDKGEEQVNFCESSNDFGSYEGGGAGAGLDDSGGPTPSSYAPSHPPRPLLPLDMQGNQILVFPSSSSSSSSSQAPGQPPGNQAEHGAVTLGGTSAGALGMPGGAGGTPGGTGGGDGNKIFLCHCGKAFSHKSMRDRHVNMHLNLRPFDCPVCNKKFKMKHHLTEHMKTHTGLKPYECGVCAKKFMWRDSFMRHRGHCERRHRLGGGGPGPGGPAGPALPPKRESPGVGGGSGDEASGATPQSSRRVWSPPSVHKVEMGFGGGGGTN; translated from the coding sequence ATGGAgccatctcctctctctcccagtgGGGCAGCACTCCCCCTGCCTCTATCActggccccacccccagtgccCCTGCCTGCAGCTGCAGTGGTACACGTGTCCTTCCCTGAGGTGACCAGTGCCCTCCTGGAGTCCCTCAATCAGCAGCGGCTACAGGGCCAGCTCTGCGATGTGTCCATCCGAGTGCAGGGCCGGGAGTTCAGGGCTCATCGTGCTGTCctggctgcctcctccccttACTTCCACGACCAGGTTTTACTCAAGGGCATGACCTCCATCTCGCTGCCCAGCGTCATGGACCCAGGCGCCTTCGAGACTGTCCTGGCTTCGGCTTACACTGGCCGCCTCAGCATGGCTGCTGCTGACATTGTCAACTTCCTCACAGTGGGGTCGGTGCTCCAAATGTGGCACATTGTGGATAAGTGCACGGAACTCCTCCGCGAAGGCCGGGCTtccgccaccaccaccatcaccactgctgCAGCCACCTCTGCCACTGTCCCTGGTGCTGGGGTCCCATCAGGGAGCGGAGCCACCGTGGCCCCTGCCACCATGGGCTCTGTGCGCTCCCATGCCTCCAGCCGGGCCAGTGAGAATCAGTCCCCCAGCAGCAGCAACTACTTCAGCCCCCGAGAGTCCACTGATTTCTCATCTTCCTCCCAAGAGGCCTTTGCAGCTTCGGCAGTGGGCAGCGGCGAGCGGCGAGGAGGCGGCCCTGTATTCCCAGCCCCTGTGGTTGGCAGTGGGGGGGCTACTTCTGGGAAGCTGCTGCTAGAGGCAGATGAGCTATGCGACGATGGCGGGGATGGGAGGGGTGCTGTGGTTCCTGGGGCTGGGCTCCGGCGGCCCACCTACGCACCGCCCAGCATCATGCCGCAGAAGCACTGGGTATACGTGAAGCGGGGTGGAAACAGCCCAGCACCAGCACCCCTCGTTCCTCAAGACCCAGATCTggaagaggatgaggaggaggaagacctGGTGTTGACCTGTGAGGATGATGAAGATGAAGAGCTGGGGGGTGGCTCCAGGGTTCCCGAGGCTGGGGGACCTGAGGCTACTCTTAGCATAAGTGATGTCCGGACCCTGACTGAGCCTCCGGACAAGGGAGAGGAGCAGGTCAATTTCTGTGAGTCTTCCAATGACTTTGGCTCCTatgagggtgggggtgctggggcaGGGCTTGACGATTCAGGGGGGCCAACCCCTTCCTCCTAtgccccctcccatcctccgAGGCCCCTGCTTCCCCTGGACATGCAGGGCAACCAGATCCTAGTCTTCCCATCgtcttcatcttcctcctcctcctcacaggCTCCAGGCCAGCCACCAGGGAACCAAGCTGAACACGGGGCGGTGACCCTGGGGGGCACCTCGGCAGGGGCCCTGGGCATGCCGGGTGGTGCGGGGGGGACCCCTGGAGGGACAGGCGGTGGGGATGGGAATAAGATCTTTTTGTGCCACTGTGGGAAGGCCTTCTCCCACAAGAGCATGCGCGATCGGCATGTGAATATGCACCTCAACCTGCGGCCCTTTGACTGCCCCGTGTGCAACAAAAAGTTTAAGATGAAGCACCACCTGACCGAGCACATGAAGACACACACAGGTCTCAAACCCTATGAGTGTGGCGTCTGCGCCAAGAAGTTCATGTGGCGAGACAGCTTCATGCGCCACCGGGGACACTGTGAGCGCCGGCACCGCCTGGGCGGGGGCGGGCCAGGACCCGGGGGGCCTGCGGGGCCAGCCTTGCCACCCAAGAGAGAGTCCCCTGGAGTGGGCGGGGGCAGCGGCGACGAGGCGAGTGGGGCCACGCCCCAGTCCAGTCGAAGGGTCTGGTCCCCACCCAGCGTCCACAAGGTGGAGATGGGCTTTGGTGGAGGTGGAGGAACAAACTGA
- the DAXX gene encoding death domain-associated protein 6 isoform X1, translated as MATVNSIIVLDDDDEDEAAAQPGPSHPPPNPASPRAEAPGSSQPHGAGGSSSSGGKKCYKLENEKLFEEFLELCKTQTADHPEVVPFLYNRQQRAHSLFLASAEFCNILSRVLSRAQSRPAKLYVYINELCTVLKAHSAKKKLNLAPAATTSSEPSGNNPPTDPSSDPTNAETTASEAPRTRGSRRQIQRLEQLLALYVAEIRRLQEKELDLSELDDPDSTYLQEARLKRKLIRLFGRLCELKDCSSLTGRVIEQRIPYRGTRYPEVNRRIERLINKPGPDTFPDYGDVLRAVEKAAARHSLGLPRQQLQLMAQDAFRDVGIRLQERRHLDLIYNFGCHLTDDYRPGIDPALSDPALARRLRENRSLAMSRLDEVISKYAMMQDKSEEGERQKRRARLPQATSSHTADPPKASLDSGEGPSGMASQECPTTSKPETDDEEDEESDEEEEEEEEEEEEEEEEEEEATDSEEEEDLEQMQEGQGDDEEEEEEEAGQDGEKSPLSPPRISTEKNLEPSKGIGRSVGEQQNKGLIVSPSSLSEEPLAPSSIDAENNGEHLEELPLEEESPMSQLFELEIEALPLDTTPSPEERDISSSRKQSEDPLTTVLENGAAMVTSTSFNGGVSPHTWGDSCPPCKKSRKEKQTGAGPLGNSYVERQRAVHEKNGKKIPTLSSPPSPLTCMAPVADSSTRVDSPSHGLVTSSLCSPSPARLSQTPHSQPSRPGTYKMSVATQCDPEEIIVLSDSD; from the exons ATGGCCACCGTTAACAGCATCATCGTGCTGGATGATGATGACGAAGATGAAGCAGCTGCTCAGCCAGggccctcccacccaccccccaatcCGGCCTCACCCCGGGCAGAAGCCCCTGGCTCCTCCCAGCCCCATGGGGCTGGAGGAAGCAGTAGTTCTGGCGGCAAGAAATGCTACAAGTTGGAGAATGAGAAGCTGTTTGAAGAG TTCCTTGAACTGTGTAAGACGCAGACAGCAGACCACCCTGAGGTGGTCCCATTCCTCTATAACCGGCAGCAGCGTGCCCACTCTCTGTTTTTGGCCTCAGCGGAGTTCTGCAACATCCTCTCTCGGGTCCTATCTCGGGCCCAGAGTCGGCCAGCTAAGCTGTATGTCTACATTAATGAGCTCTGCACTGTTCTCAAGGCCCATTCAGCCAAGAAGAAGCTGAACCTGGCCCCTGCTGCCACCACCTCTAGTGAACCCTCCGGGAATAACCCTCCCACAGACCCCTCCTCGGACCCCACAAATGCCGAGACCACTGCCTCTGAGGCCCCAAGGACCCGTGGTTCCCGGCGGCAGATCCAGCGCTTGGAGCAGCTGCTAGCACTCTATGTGGCAGAGATCCGGCGGCTGCAGGAAAAGGAGTTGGATCTCTCAGAATTGGACGACCCAGACTCCACATACTTGCAGGAAGCAAGGTTGAAGCGTAAGCTGATCCGCCTCTTTGGGCGGCTGTGTGAGCTCAAAGACTGTTCTTCCCTGACGGGTCGTGTCATAGAGCAACGCATCCCCTACCGTGGCACCCGCTACCCAGAGGTTAACAGGCGCATTGAGCGGCTCATCAACAAACCGGGGCCAGATACCTTCCCTGACTATGGAGATGTGCTGCGGGCTGTGGAGAAGGCAGCTGCTCGGCACAGCCTTGGCCTCCCCCGACAGCAGCTCCAGCTCATGGCTCAGGATGCCTTCCGAGATGTGGGCATCAGGTTACAGGAGCGACGCCACCTTGATCTCATCTACAACTTTGGCTGTCACCTCACAGATGACTATAGGCCAG GCATTGACCCTGCACTGTCAGATCCTGCCTTAGCTCGGCGCCTGCGAGAAAACCGGAGCTTGGCTATGAGCCGGCTGGATGAGGTCATCTCCAAATATGCAATGATGCAAGACAAGAGTGAGGAGGGcgagagacagaagagaagagcTCGGCTTCCCCAAGCTACCTCTTCCCACACTGCAGACCCCCCCAAAGCCTCTTTGGATTCTGGTGAG GGCCCTAGTGGAATGGCATCCCAGGAGTGCCCTACCACCTCCAAGCCCGAGACAGATGATGAAGAAGATGAGGAAagtgatgaggaagaggaagaagaagaagaggaagaagaagaggaggaagaagaagaagaggaggccACAGATTCTGAAGAAGAGGAGGATCTCGAACAGATGCAGGAAGGTCAGGGGGAcgatgaagaggaggaagaggaggaagcag gtCAGGATGGAGAGAAGAGCCCTCTGTCCCCACCACGGATCTCCACTGAAAAGAATCTGGAACCTAGCAAGGGGATTGGCAGGTCTGTTGGGGAGCAGCAAAACAAAGGACTCATAGTGTCACCGTCTTCACTGTCAGAAGAGCCCTTGGCCCCCTCCAGCATAGATGCTGAAAACAACGGAGAACACCTTGAGGAGCTACCCCTGGAGGAAGAGAGCCCTATGTCTCAGCTCTTTGAGCTAGAGATCGAAGCCTTGCCCCTGGATACCACTCCTTCCCCTGAGGAGAGGGACATTTCCTCTTCCAGAAAGCAATCAGAGGATCCCCTCACCACTGTCTTGGAGAATGGAGCAGCCATGGTCACCTCCACTTCCTTCAATGGAGGTGTCTCTCCTCACACCTGGGGAGATTCCTGTCCCCCCTGCAAGAAGTCTCGGAAGGAGAAGCAAACTGGAGCAGGACCATTAGGAAATAG CTATGTGGAAAGGCAAAGGGCAGTGCATgagaagaatgggaagaagataCCTACCCTGTCcagcccaccttctcccctgACTTGCATGGCCCCAGTTGCTGATTCCTCGACAAGGGTGGACTCCCCTAGCCATGGCCTGGTGACCAGCTCCCTCTGTAGCCCATCTCCAGCCCGGTTGTCCCAAACCCCCCATTCACAACCCTCTCGGCCTGGTACTTACAAG ATGAGTGTGGCCACACAGTGCGATCCAGAGGAGATCATCGTGCTCTCAGACTCTGATtag
- the DAXX gene encoding death domain-associated protein 6 isoform X2, which yields MATVNSIIVLDDDDEDEAAAQPGPSHPPPNPASPRAEAPGSSQPHGAGGSSSSGGKKCYKLENEKLFEEAHSAKKKLNLAPAATTSSEPSGNNPPTDPSSDPTNAETTASEAPRTRGSRRQIQRLEQLLALYVAEIRRLQEKELDLSELDDPDSTYLQEARLKRKLIRLFGRLCELKDCSSLTGRVIEQRIPYRGTRYPEVNRRIERLINKPGPDTFPDYGDVLRAVEKAAARHSLGLPRQQLQLMAQDAFRDVGIRLQERRHLDLIYNFGCHLTDDYRPGIDPALSDPALARRLRENRSLAMSRLDEVISKYAMMQDKSEEGERQKRRARLPQATSSHTADPPKASLDSGEGPSGMASQECPTTSKPETDDEEDEESDEEEEEEEEEEEEEEEEEEEATDSEEEEDLEQMQEGQGDDEEEEEEEAGQDGEKSPLSPPRISTEKNLEPSKGIGRSVGEQQNKGLIVSPSSLSEEPLAPSSIDAENNGEHLEELPLEEESPMSQLFELEIEALPLDTTPSPEERDISSSRKQSEDPLTTVLENGAAMVTSTSFNGGVSPHTWGDSCPPCKKSRKEKQTGAGPLGNSYVERQRAVHEKNGKKIPTLSSPPSPLTCMAPVADSSTRVDSPSHGLVTSSLCSPSPARLSQTPHSQPSRPGTYKMSVATQCDPEEIIVLSDSD from the exons ATGGCCACCGTTAACAGCATCATCGTGCTGGATGATGATGACGAAGATGAAGCAGCTGCTCAGCCAGggccctcccacccaccccccaatcCGGCCTCACCCCGGGCAGAAGCCCCTGGCTCCTCCCAGCCCCATGGGGCTGGAGGAAGCAGTAGTTCTGGCGGCAAGAAATGCTACAAGTTGGAGAATGAGAAGCTGTTTGAAGAG GCCCATTCAGCCAAGAAGAAGCTGAACCTGGCCCCTGCTGCCACCACCTCTAGTGAACCCTCCGGGAATAACCCTCCCACAGACCCCTCCTCGGACCCCACAAATGCCGAGACCACTGCCTCTGAGGCCCCAAGGACCCGTGGTTCCCGGCGGCAGATCCAGCGCTTGGAGCAGCTGCTAGCACTCTATGTGGCAGAGATCCGGCGGCTGCAGGAAAAGGAGTTGGATCTCTCAGAATTGGACGACCCAGACTCCACATACTTGCAGGAAGCAAGGTTGAAGCGTAAGCTGATCCGCCTCTTTGGGCGGCTGTGTGAGCTCAAAGACTGTTCTTCCCTGACGGGTCGTGTCATAGAGCAACGCATCCCCTACCGTGGCACCCGCTACCCAGAGGTTAACAGGCGCATTGAGCGGCTCATCAACAAACCGGGGCCAGATACCTTCCCTGACTATGGAGATGTGCTGCGGGCTGTGGAGAAGGCAGCTGCTCGGCACAGCCTTGGCCTCCCCCGACAGCAGCTCCAGCTCATGGCTCAGGATGCCTTCCGAGATGTGGGCATCAGGTTACAGGAGCGACGCCACCTTGATCTCATCTACAACTTTGGCTGTCACCTCACAGATGACTATAGGCCAG GCATTGACCCTGCACTGTCAGATCCTGCCTTAGCTCGGCGCCTGCGAGAAAACCGGAGCTTGGCTATGAGCCGGCTGGATGAGGTCATCTCCAAATATGCAATGATGCAAGACAAGAGTGAGGAGGGcgagagacagaagagaagagcTCGGCTTCCCCAAGCTACCTCTTCCCACACTGCAGACCCCCCCAAAGCCTCTTTGGATTCTGGTGAG GGCCCTAGTGGAATGGCATCCCAGGAGTGCCCTACCACCTCCAAGCCCGAGACAGATGATGAAGAAGATGAGGAAagtgatgaggaagaggaagaagaagaagaggaagaagaagaggaggaagaagaagaagaggaggccACAGATTCTGAAGAAGAGGAGGATCTCGAACAGATGCAGGAAGGTCAGGGGGAcgatgaagaggaggaagaggaggaagcag gtCAGGATGGAGAGAAGAGCCCTCTGTCCCCACCACGGATCTCCACTGAAAAGAATCTGGAACCTAGCAAGGGGATTGGCAGGTCTGTTGGGGAGCAGCAAAACAAAGGACTCATAGTGTCACCGTCTTCACTGTCAGAAGAGCCCTTGGCCCCCTCCAGCATAGATGCTGAAAACAACGGAGAACACCTTGAGGAGCTACCCCTGGAGGAAGAGAGCCCTATGTCTCAGCTCTTTGAGCTAGAGATCGAAGCCTTGCCCCTGGATACCACTCCTTCCCCTGAGGAGAGGGACATTTCCTCTTCCAGAAAGCAATCAGAGGATCCCCTCACCACTGTCTTGGAGAATGGAGCAGCCATGGTCACCTCCACTTCCTTCAATGGAGGTGTCTCTCCTCACACCTGGGGAGATTCCTGTCCCCCCTGCAAGAAGTCTCGGAAGGAGAAGCAAACTGGAGCAGGACCATTAGGAAATAG CTATGTGGAAAGGCAAAGGGCAGTGCATgagaagaatgggaagaagataCCTACCCTGTCcagcccaccttctcccctgACTTGCATGGCCCCAGTTGCTGATTCCTCGACAAGGGTGGACTCCCCTAGCCATGGCCTGGTGACCAGCTCCCTCTGTAGCCCATCTCCAGCCCGGTTGTCCCAAACCCCCCATTCACAACCCTCTCGGCCTGGTACTTACAAG ATGAGTGTGGCCACACAGTGCGATCCAGAGGAGATCATCGTGCTCTCAGACTCTGATtag
- the DAXX gene encoding death domain-associated protein 6 isoform X3: MATVNSIIVLDDDDEDEAAAQPGPSHPPPNPASPRAEAPGSSQPHGAGGSSSSGGKKCYKLENEKLFEEAHSAKKKLNLAPAATTSSEPSGNNPPTDPSSDPTNAETTASEAPRTRGSRRQIQRLEQLLALYVAEIRRLQEKELDLSELDDPDSTYLQEARLKRKLIRLFGRLCELKDCSSLTGRVIEQRIPYRGTRYPEVNRRIERLINKPGPDTFPDYGDVLRAVEKAAARHSLGLPRQQLQLMAQDAFRDVGIRLQERRHLDLIYNFGCHLTDDYRPGIDPALSDPALARRLRENRSLAMSRLDEVISKYAMMQDKSEEGERQKRRARLPQATSSHTADPPKASLDSGEGPSGMASQECPTTSKPETDDEEDEESDEEEEEEEEEEEEEEEEEEEATDSEEEEDLEQMQEGQGDDEEEEEEEAGQDGEKSPLSPPRISTEKNLEPSKGIGRSVGEQQNKGLIVSPSSLSEEPLAPSSIDAENNGEHLEELPLEEESPMSQLFELEIEALPLDTTPSPEERDISSSRKQSEDPLTTVLENGAAMVTSTSFNGGVSPHTWGDSCPPCKKSRKEKQTGAGPLGNSYVERQRAVHEKNGKKIPTLSSPPSPLTCMAPVADSSTRVDSPSHGLVTSSLCSPSPARLSQTPHSQPSRPGTYKVRGGGSFSLT; the protein is encoded by the exons ATGGCCACCGTTAACAGCATCATCGTGCTGGATGATGATGACGAAGATGAAGCAGCTGCTCAGCCAGggccctcccacccaccccccaatcCGGCCTCACCCCGGGCAGAAGCCCCTGGCTCCTCCCAGCCCCATGGGGCTGGAGGAAGCAGTAGTTCTGGCGGCAAGAAATGCTACAAGTTGGAGAATGAGAAGCTGTTTGAAGAG GCCCATTCAGCCAAGAAGAAGCTGAACCTGGCCCCTGCTGCCACCACCTCTAGTGAACCCTCCGGGAATAACCCTCCCACAGACCCCTCCTCGGACCCCACAAATGCCGAGACCACTGCCTCTGAGGCCCCAAGGACCCGTGGTTCCCGGCGGCAGATCCAGCGCTTGGAGCAGCTGCTAGCACTCTATGTGGCAGAGATCCGGCGGCTGCAGGAAAAGGAGTTGGATCTCTCAGAATTGGACGACCCAGACTCCACATACTTGCAGGAAGCAAGGTTGAAGCGTAAGCTGATCCGCCTCTTTGGGCGGCTGTGTGAGCTCAAAGACTGTTCTTCCCTGACGGGTCGTGTCATAGAGCAACGCATCCCCTACCGTGGCACCCGCTACCCAGAGGTTAACAGGCGCATTGAGCGGCTCATCAACAAACCGGGGCCAGATACCTTCCCTGACTATGGAGATGTGCTGCGGGCTGTGGAGAAGGCAGCTGCTCGGCACAGCCTTGGCCTCCCCCGACAGCAGCTCCAGCTCATGGCTCAGGATGCCTTCCGAGATGTGGGCATCAGGTTACAGGAGCGACGCCACCTTGATCTCATCTACAACTTTGGCTGTCACCTCACAGATGACTATAGGCCAG GCATTGACCCTGCACTGTCAGATCCTGCCTTAGCTCGGCGCCTGCGAGAAAACCGGAGCTTGGCTATGAGCCGGCTGGATGAGGTCATCTCCAAATATGCAATGATGCAAGACAAGAGTGAGGAGGGcgagagacagaagagaagagcTCGGCTTCCCCAAGCTACCTCTTCCCACACTGCAGACCCCCCCAAAGCCTCTTTGGATTCTGGTGAG GGCCCTAGTGGAATGGCATCCCAGGAGTGCCCTACCACCTCCAAGCCCGAGACAGATGATGAAGAAGATGAGGAAagtgatgaggaagaggaagaagaagaagaggaagaagaagaggaggaagaagaagaagaggaggccACAGATTCTGAAGAAGAGGAGGATCTCGAACAGATGCAGGAAGGTCAGGGGGAcgatgaagaggaggaagaggaggaagcag gtCAGGATGGAGAGAAGAGCCCTCTGTCCCCACCACGGATCTCCACTGAAAAGAATCTGGAACCTAGCAAGGGGATTGGCAGGTCTGTTGGGGAGCAGCAAAACAAAGGACTCATAGTGTCACCGTCTTCACTGTCAGAAGAGCCCTTGGCCCCCTCCAGCATAGATGCTGAAAACAACGGAGAACACCTTGAGGAGCTACCCCTGGAGGAAGAGAGCCCTATGTCTCAGCTCTTTGAGCTAGAGATCGAAGCCTTGCCCCTGGATACCACTCCTTCCCCTGAGGAGAGGGACATTTCCTCTTCCAGAAAGCAATCAGAGGATCCCCTCACCACTGTCTTGGAGAATGGAGCAGCCATGGTCACCTCCACTTCCTTCAATGGAGGTGTCTCTCCTCACACCTGGGGAGATTCCTGTCCCCCCTGCAAGAAGTCTCGGAAGGAGAAGCAAACTGGAGCAGGACCATTAGGAAATAG CTATGTGGAAAGGCAAAGGGCAGTGCATgagaagaatgggaagaagataCCTACCCTGTCcagcccaccttctcccctgACTTGCATGGCCCCAGTTGCTGATTCCTCGACAAGGGTGGACTCCCCTAGCCATGGCCTGGTGACCAGCTCCCTCTGTAGCCCATCTCCAGCCCGGTTGTCCCAAACCCCCCATTCACAACCCTCTCGGCCTGGTACTTACAAGGTAAGAGGGGGAGGCAGTTTTTCCCTAACTTAA